Genomic window (Musa acuminata AAA Group cultivar baxijiao chromosome BXJ1-9, Cavendish_Baxijiao_AAA, whole genome shotgun sequence):
GAGGGAACACATTTAAAATGCAAATATATTTGAAACATGTGTCGAGGGTTTGTCCGGTGAGAATACATTTCAAAGGTGTATCGAcgtctaatatatattttaaatatgaattgatatttagtaattttttttaaaaatcaaacTTGCTTCGATGTTATATTTACGATATgttaatgtaatttttaaaatattatatgatattatctaaaattataagttTGTCAAATTTAGtaagaaacaaataaaatttatgtCTTtgtagaattttatttattttatattttaaattatttatattcatttatattattttaatttatatttattatatatcttgtccatacaaatttttttataagattatatttatttattagaaggataaatttatcatattatatttaatatatttttaaaatataattttatcaaataatactTACATATGTATTTCTATTATTTATCGAACACTCAAAACATTTCATACTTACATATTCACTAAAACTTATTTTGAGCCTAACATCATCATCTTATCCCATCATTTCTAACGTGGATCTtcggaaagaaagaaaaaaaatgtcaGATTTATTCAACTATGTAATGTGGATCAATAACAACATTATAGTAAAAAAAGCCTAATCATGCAGGAGGAATTTAATGACAGAAAATTCAAATAGAGATTGGATAGTTGGTATGGTTGCCCCAAAAACCACGTAAACGGTTGACAATTTGGCTTCAAGCAGACCGACACCGATAGATTTCGGTTCCCATTGCTATTCCTAAACGTGAAGTCCAAATCCTCCATCAACACAGGAAAACGAAAATGGCGGTAGGAATCCAAATCCTCCATCAACATATGTCACGTGTTCTCAAACTTATTGAGACTGCTGAGTTGTCGTGCCACATCTTATCGAAGCTCCAGTGATTTCAACGATCAATCATCATAACGTGTAAGACTACTGAGTGTTCTTTTTGGGTTGGGACTCCGTACGGTTCACTAACAAAGCAAGTTCCACGTGTAAAAGCCTTCAGCCTTCAGCCTTGGTGTTTGAGTCGTCGTAGATGTGATGATCCATTTCGAGCGCGTTACTATTTCCTTaaacggatatatatatatagcaattcCATGCGAGGTTACGTAAAGATATATCGAGAACTCAAAAGTCTCCACCTCAAGCATGCTACTGTTTCTCCGATGCCTAGACTTGTTGGCACAAACTACGTGGCATGATGGAAACCATACTGACTTCCACCAAACGTGAGGATATCTTTTACGTTACATCCTTAATTTATGATGATTGTGAACCAATCACCACAAAAgcaatttcaagtgtttatcttttttttctttttttgaatacAATAACTACTTTCTTATACACTTATGCACGACATATTCTTTGTGATAAAACGATGTTGCCTTCTCCAATCTAAGATATTTGATAGCTCGACTTAAAACAAACTATAGTAACACATGCAGATcaataaatcttaaaaaatctTGACATGCCATAAAATAACATTCAATACATGAATATTAACCCCAGTTTCAAACGAAATATGAGTTGGGAAGCACTACGAAAATCGAGTCCATAATGGATATCGTTTTTATATTTCAACTTTCTTGTTATGAATAAACTTCATCAGCCTAGTAGATGAGCTAAAAAATAAGTTAATTATCTTCCTCCGATTATAATCTCATTAAATTATTACGATTATATTAAGTCATGCTCATGTCATGATATAATAGAGAATGGATCGATCTTTTTctattgatattattatttacttgtattataaaaaaatcattaaaacacCAACAAATACAAattaattttttctaattttttcattCATAAAACTCAAAGTTTCGATTTCTTAATGAATATCTTCTGACTTAAGTATAGGGAGCTCAATGATATTAATCTGGATAAAACGATATCGTTGAATTTGAAAACATGATCACGAGATCTCTGATAACTTTGCAACATTTTGCGTTAACGAAATTATATTTGTGCTGTTTATAATTGATAGAAAAAGAGGAAATGACCGAAATtacaaaaataaaagataaaaaaagcagGCAGCCGTTCTTTTCGATCAAACGGCCACGATATCTTCAGAGACCGATCGCCATCTGATCGTGATTCGGAAGGACGAGGGCGCTCTGGTAATTTCACTATCTTACCACCCATACTCCATAGGTCCGCCTGCGGTTTGCGAGAACTCACCCTCGCGCAAAGGTCCAGAAGAGCCGCAAGCCAAGGTAACCTTCCCCAATCATTCCGCAATTGTTGCTTAGGAAATTTCAATTGTCGCAATCCTGATCTTAATAACTCTCTCGTAATCGTGGTTGTGTCTGATCTCATAGAGCAATCGCCCAATTCAATTTTCGGAATCTTTTAGGGCACCGTTCTTTTCTTTTGTCGATTTGATCGGTACCATTTTCCGATCATCCCCTTGCATCTCTTGGATCTTGGTGTGGTTTCTCGTTATACCGTGGGTACTGCGATCAAATTTTAGTTCAAGAAAGAATCTTGATTTGCGATCTTGGTTTTCTGGGCTCTGGCTCCTCGTCTCCCTTCTTTATTTGTATGATTATTTGGATCTATTGTTTGATCATGGGTTTTAGGGTTCCATTTCATCGAGTGGAAGAGAAGGATGGATCAATTGGACATGGGATATCTGGAGGACGAGGATTCTCCAGTCATGAAGACGTTTAAGGCTGCGACGACGGGATTAGCGGCAGGGACCATTTGGGGCACCATTGTTGCTACTTGGCATGATGTGCCTCGTGTCGAGAGGAACGTTGCTCTTCCGGGGTTGATAAGAACATTGAAGCTGTGCGGGAACTATGGGCTCACCTTTGCTGCCGTCGGTGGACTGTACATCGGTGTGGAGCAGTTGGTGCAAAAGCAAAGGATGAAGAGGGATTTCATAAATGGTGCTGTGGGCGCTTTTGTTGCTGGAGCAACTGTTTATGGTTTTAGAGGTACCATTTTTCTCTATTTTCATCTAGCACTAGAATGTAGAACGTAAGCTCGCCGTCTTCCTTCATATATCTGTGGTCTGAGTGGCTCTTGTCATGACATtactgaaaattttaattttccacaATGGTTCTGTTAGTAGATAGTATCCGTAACACACACTGCATCTTGATTTTCTCTGGGAAATATGGTCTTGGAAATTTCTTGTTATTGAACCTTGGTTGGCATATCTGTTGTCTACCTGAAGAACATATTTTTCTGACATTTGTGTTAATGTGTTACTTTGCTTGGAAACCTTGGTTGTTATTAAGCTTGGCTGCAAAAGTGAGTGCTCTAGTTGTCAATCTTGAGGTTATTTAACATGGTGCTGGAGCATTTTATCACGTTATGCAATTGATCACCCATGAATCCATTAAGCTAACTGTCTAAATGCTTTCCTACTTGAATTTTGATAGACCATATATATGGATTGATACTAGGTTCTTTAATGACCTTTTCGTCGAGTACATTTTTAAGTTGTTTTGTTTGAACTATCTTGCACCACCGGAGACATAAAATATCACATGCTTTGTGCGTAATACAAACCATGGTTTCAAGTATCAGTTTCAAATTTATGTAAGCTGTGGAATTTCAATTGTGACCTTTTTAGGATGAATTACAGTAGTTCCAGCTGAGATTCAGGAAGACTAAAAAATGAACAAACTAAACTAGTTAGATCTCACTCAGGTGAAAAATCTGCACTGAATTTTGTTTTTGCTAAATTAAGATTTAATACCTTGAAAATAAAGATCTGGTTATGTAATGTAGAAATAGATGCTCTTCTATATGGAGGTACATATACAGATATACTTATATATCAATAAAGTATATGCCAAGTGAAGTATCATGTTGTAATATACTAGTGTTTTTTAAAGAAATTTGTATCCAAAACATGGCTACTGATCACTTGTTTTGTTTTGCATGGTCTTGACCATTCTAAAAATATTTGATAGTGAGTTAATCTCTTGCCAGCCGAGATAACTGATCAAGAAAACATCAAAAGTAAAGCCAACGGACAAATTAACCTTAATTAGTTTGTTCACTTGGAACACAAAACTTTGGCCaaagttctaaacttagacttGACTCTGGACCATAACTAGtcaaagttgatttaaacttcaaAGGTACTTTACTTCCTGATTGACTAAATAAATTGGTGTCAGCTGAACATAAAACCTCAGTACAGGACCATATGATATATATCTATTGATGCAGCTTCTATAGGTTATCTGATTTTTCAAGCTGGCTAGCTTCTTTTGTTGCTAGAGGACCAGTATGAAGAATTTCATTCATATCGTGGCATGTTTGATTAAAACAGCATGCTGTTGTTTGGTTAGTGCCCACTTTCCACCGAAATAGTTGTTATAGCTAGCCTACTATTTATCACTTATAATGATCCTCCAATGCTTATCCATCTTGCTAGCTTAATGGTTTTTGATTGTAGATGTATTTTGCTTTAGTTGTCAAACTTGTGCTCAGGTCTGCATCTTTTGGTTATAGATGGTTTTAATTGGAGATATATTTAACATGCATTTGTTTCTGTATCGTTTCTAGTGACTTTAATAAAATACTATTTAATCCAGAATGTTATGGCAGTTGACCACAAAATTGGTTCTTGAACTTGTGTGTTATGAACTGTATATGTTGAAGAAATCATAAAGAATTTTTTTCACTTAGGAGTTATgctatgatttaaaatattatagaGTAAAAGGTCCATATAGCTGACCCAAAATGGTTTGGATATTGTAAACTTGTTGTTGTCATCATAATATTTCCACGCTAAAGCTATTTAATAATGTAAACAGATTTTCAGGCTGTAGTTTATGAATTTTGCATCAATATTAATAACTGTTTTGTGAGTAGGAGTGTAATGTCAAGATGCTATCTGATTGTTGCTTGGTGATTTGCAAAGATATCTACACATAATTTCCTCTAGTTTGTTCTTTTGACTCGCACTTGTTACCATCACCATAATGTGTCCTTGCTCCGATAGGAGATAAAGTTTACTGAATCTATGTTATCTGTTTCTTGGGACTATCCTGGAGAAAAGGCATAATACGAGTCTTTTTCTGATGTGTAATATCCATGTTTTATCATCATTTTGCTTGAGATAACCCAGTTTACCTGATGTGTATTTCATCCGATGTTCAGGCAGGAGCATTCAAACAGCTCTCACTGGGGGATCAGCTCTTGCATTTACTTCTGCTGTTCTGGACATCGGAGGGCGCACGACAAGAATCGATAACGGGAAGGTGTATGCCCCGGTTACTATCGAGAAAAGACCTGCTGATAGCTAATTTCTCGTAAAAGGTGTTCAGCATCTGGCGACCACCGCAACCAAAATGGGGCTCCTGCCATCTAGTTTGTGTTCTGAACTAATTTTAATTTGTTCTATCCGAAGGAATATTACCTTGCTGCTGTTCTCAGTACCTACGCTTTGTCTGTGAAACCAAAGTGGAGGAAACTGCGAAATAAGCCAGTCCTGGTGTTGTTTTGGTTGATGACTATGCTGGACTTCCTTGAGATCAATTTTCTGGTGTTTGTTGCTGAGCAGTGGAGATGATTTCTCGTTTCACTGCTAAACTAAATCGTGGAATAAATTTGAGAGTAGCACATCTACATAGCAAGCTGTTAGAGTAATTATCAGACTCGTCATCCGTAGCAACAACCTAGTGATGGGAAGGTACAACATGCCGTGTCTTTGGTCTATGCTAAGTTCCGACCACAGTGAAGGAGACTCGAGGGTAAGCTCACACATACTGTGTGCTGCATATAATCCATATGACACGGTAATTCTTCCTCTTGTTTCGATCCTCTTATGAGGCTTCACATTAACTTTTGGATACACATAAAAAGCTGATATATTTAGTTACACCTTCCCTGGTGGTGATCTCAGTTGCGACGACGCGTCATTAACTGTGGCGATCACCCGCTGTCTGatcatcttgtttcttcttcgCCAATCTTAAAGTCTTTTTTatggagctctctctctctctctctcgttctcgtGCCTGCTTTGTTTGATTGATATTCATATCGTCTAGTTTCTTTTTGTCGTCGATCCCATGGTTCAGCGGTCTAGACGAGAGACCCAGAATCGAGAAGGAAACAAGGGAGGGAAGGATGACCTTGGACGCTGTCGTCTCCGGTTTTGGGGGATCCCTCAACTCGGAATCGGCTGAGAGCTCCCCGCTTGCACCCGATCAGCCGAAGCTGCTCCTCTTCGTGGCCGACAAAGAGCCCTCAACCAATCGCAGCCGGTGCGCTGGTACGTGTATATTAGTAGCAGTAGCAACTTCTTCCCGCTCGTATTAGATGTGTTCCAGTTCTCGTTAATTGAAAGGATTAAGAGACGGAGACCCTTTTCTCTTCCTTCCGATTGAGAACTGTCCTCTCTTGGCGCGAAACCCTTCTGATCTCCTTTTTCTCTAAATCAGCAGATTGGTTTTTTTAACGTCGACTAATTATTTTCTCTGTTGTTCGATCTGGTATTTTTATGTGGACGGTGCCCAATGCCGTCAAGATTATTCTTTTATTGTTTTGTTTTGAAGTGGTATTCTTTCCCACATCTACGTGATAATGGGTTTGGAACTGTGAGGTGATGCGTTCTGATTGTTACATTTGGTTTCTTTATCATCTTTCCGATACTCTGACTTTTAATTGAGGTTCAAATTTCTTGATCTGCTTTAGTTTCGGGCAAACCATGGGAAGAGATAAACCCActggatggaaaaaaaaaaaagcatttttGAACGTGGATTCCTTTAATTAATGGCAATCTTTGTTAATAATCTCTCCGTCGAGATATCACTTTAATTTGTTTCTACATGATTTGTAAGTTACATATACTGATAGGAAATAAACTCATTTCTGTTCTGTAACAGATATTGATCCGATCTGTGGCAGATAATAATGCTAATGACTAAAGTATGCTAGTTAAAGAAATGCGTCATCAATGTTCCTTTCAGCACTTCATATATTTAGCTTCTATTATGGAAAAGTTTCAATCAATTGCCTTTTTCATTCCAGCATGTTGTTTTTATAGTTTCTATGATATCACTccgattccttttcttttttgtttttctgaaCGAGGTGATGCTAACTTGTGCCTTCTTTTCCTTGCATGAAAATTTAGATGGTTGCATGCATAGTATCATTTGGCACTTCAATGTAACAGCATGTTTGCATTGTTACTCATGCTGACAGTTCCAGATTGGAAGGGGAAGAATGTCATGGTGGTCTCTAAGGTCGTATGGGTCTCATCATTCTTCCCCTGAGCTGAAGTATTTGAATGTGCAGTTTAATGTGTAGAATCAAGGTTTCATGCAGTGTAGCCTATGCTATGGCATATTCTTGGGTAAAATCAAGTTCCTCGTGCATTTCTTTGGAAGATACACATTGGATCGAGGGGATAAACGAGAACTGTGGTCCTTGCGGCTGATGGATAATCACCAATAGTTGTTCTAAACTAAAGTATCAGTTATGATTACAATCGTATTGATTTAAGATCAACTGCATGGTAATGCCTTCGTTATCTTCATCCATTTTGTTCTTCACTGCCTTGGAACTTGAAATGTCTGGATAAATTCGCAACATGTTTCCACTTTTAGTTCTTCATCCTATTCAGAGGACTTTTTTATTTCTCTTGATACCAAACTTCTCTGATTGACAGTGCTGCGCGTTGTTGAAAAATTGCATTTCTCATTATAGATTCCTTTATGACCCTCATATTGTTCCATTTGCATGATGGATGAAGGATTGAATTCATTTGTTTCTCTTCAACTCTTGTTGTGGATGTAATGTTGCTTCTTCATGCCTGCCTAGATCCTTAATCTTAGTTTCTAGGAAAATTTGGGAAAACCAAAGTATGATGGCCTTATGACTGTTTGGTTGTCTTGTCTAATGAAAGCTTTAGTTTTGTGAATCTATGATTGCCTATAAAACGACATAGTGTAACAACAGTtgcttttttatatattatttagtcATGTCAGATTCTACAAGGAAAATTACTTTGAGATCATAGAACTTTGTTTAAATTTACCCGATCTGACCCCTTTCTTTGTAACCAAGAGACTCAATTTCTGTCCCTAGTGTGCAGGTGATACACACAGCAATATGGTACTTCTCAGAGCATATGTTGAAAAATCCCAGCCATTGGTGGCGAGTAGACCTTAAATATCAATCGGAGAATGGCGCTATTGTCATCCCAGTGACAATATTGACTCCCTTCTGGCTAGCAATTGGTTTAGCAAACCTGGATTTACTTATCTGAATTATTTCGCAGCCTCATCATCTATGAGTTATGTTGCAGAGAGCCTCTTCGCAGATGTCCCATCCTTGTTGACCGGCTTCCAGAAATTATTGCCTCAGGTCAGAAGCCACACTGTACTCACTATAGCTCTCTTGCCATGCAATTACTCTCTTAGATACAGCTGCAATTGTTCAGTCCAAGTTGCCGTTtaggtttttagattttggaggtTTTGAGAAAGGTTGGGTGGAAATTAATTTGGTATGTTGGTGATCTGTGGTAGGCCTAAGCTTTGATCATCAGCTACAAATAGAGGCATGTGGAAGAGTGCAGAAAATGGCAAGTTACTGTCTGAGCAAAGCAGGGTCGAGACAGAGAGTCGACGATGACCGATGGACATCGAATGGACAATTATTTCAATATTTGGCTGTGATTGACC
Coding sequences:
- the LOC135592978 gene encoding outer envelope pore protein 16-3, chloroplastic/mitochondrial-like, translating into MDQLDMGYLEDEDSPVMKTFKAATTGLAAGTIWGTIVATWHDVPRVERNVALPGLIRTLKLCGNYGLTFAAVGGLYIGVEQLVQKQRMKRDFINGAVGAFVAGATVYGFRGRSIQTALTGGSALAFTSAVLDIGGRTTRIDNGKVYAPVTIEKRPADS